Part of the Terriglobia bacterium genome, TGTTCCAGACGGTCTCGTCGGTCCACGCGAGCGTCGTGGGCGGTTTGTGCGCGACCCCCTGACCGCTCGTGACGATGACGCTCGCCCCGGGGTGGAGCACCAGGCCGTCGTCGAAACGGAAGACCTGGGTCCCCTTTAGGCTCGCCAGCATCCAGCCGGTGAGCGGCTGGTCCATGTGGCCCTCGTTGGCGATGACGACCGATTCGGATCTCCCCTCGTTTCTGACCTCCTTGACGCGGATACGGGCACCCAGAACGAGCTTCATCGGGCTGAACGTCGGGCGTCGATCGCGACCCATGTTCCTCCCCTTCCTGCGTGGCGCGGGATCGTCGCGGGCCGGACCCCGTCCCGCAGGACCCAGATTGCCATGAAAGGCGTGCGGGGGCTAACCGTTCGGCCGGGACTTTCGCCCTCGCCGCGCGTCAGGGCAGGAACCGCTCGGGGTGTTTCAGCTTGGCGGGGAGGTACTCGTCCAGGACGTAGTTCAGCCCCCATCTCGCCAGTGCCTGCTGCTCCGCGCGCACGCCCATCTTGATGAGCGACTCGAGCGCCTTCGCCCACGGCCTGTGGATCCTGAAGAACGGGTCGTTCTTCAGCGCGTCCCTGGCCCGCTTGATGTCGACGTCCTTGAGCGGGTGGGTGGGGAGCTTGTAGTCGACGATGTCCTGGGGCGTCACGCCGAGAAACGAGGCTCCCGGGACGCAGAAGAAGCGGTTGATGTGCGCCGCGTTCCCGGAGCCCACCTTGAGCGTGCGGTAGATGTTCGAGATCCCGTACGGATCGCAATCCACGAAGGCGTGGACCGGAAGCTTGCACGCGTCGGACAGCCGCCGCACGAACCGCCGGGTCGCGCGGGTCGGAACCCCCGCCATGGACACGAGGATGCAATGGGCCTTCTGCCAGAACTTGTGGCTCTGCAGCCGCTGGAACATGCCGCCGGTCTCGATGCACAGGATGAAGCGGGCCCGGGTCTCGAAGGTCAGGTGCTCCACCAGGGACGGGATCGAATACGCGCCCGAGCCGAACTTCGTGCAGTCGATCCTTTCCACCTTCCCGGTCTCGAGATCGGGATCGTGAACGATCAGTTCGCCGGCGACCGCGCCGCCGTGCTCGTCCGGGATGTAGCGCAGTTGCTCGCGGCTCACCCCGTGCACGGAGAACATCGCCTCGACGTCGTCCATGACCATGTCGGACTCCGCCTGCTCGTCGAAGCGGGCGTCCCCCCAGTTCTTGGACTGATAGTACGCGTCCCGCTTGGTGGCGAAGTCGTTGGTCTCTACCAGCTCCTTCGAGAGGGCCATCATCTTGAGCGTCTGGGCGAAGGTCTTGGCGGTGGTGACCGCGAGCGTCCGCACCGATTTCGCCCTTCCGATCTCAAAGTAGCCTTTGGCGGGATCGTACCGCACGTTGCCCAGGGACCGCACCGGGAACGCGACCTCCGGCTTCGCGTGGCGGTCGACCTTCTTTTGGATGCCCCTGGCCACGTCGGAGATCGCGCCGACGGTGATCCTGTCGAGCCGGTCTTTTTCCGCCCGGGGGGATGTCATTGCGCCCTTCCTTTCGGTCGCGCGGTGCGCCGACCGCCTCGCGCATGTTGCGGGCGCGAAAAGATATCACGCGAAGTTGGATTTCGGCTTTCCCCTCGCACGAGTTCTTGGTAAATACCGCTCTTGGACAGAATGTGTAGACCGTCGTGGATTCACGCTGCTCTCGCCAGTCGAGCCTGGGCAGTAGCC contains:
- a CDS encoding lamin tail domain-containing protein — its product is MGRDRRPTFSPMKLVLGARIRVKEVRNEGRSESVVIANEGHMDQPLTGWMLASLKGTQVFRFDDGLVLHPGASVIVTSGQGVAHKPPTTLAWTDETVWNNRGDVALLFDYEGSEVARFAYPASRAEQVERLPKQLLVREDSGAFRIESSRREPSRNRQKVPRSVKSKA
- a CDS encoding DNA topoisomerase IV subunit A is translated as MTSPRAEKDRLDRITVGAISDVARGIQKKVDRHAKPEVAFPVRSLGNVRYDPAKGYFEIGRAKSVRTLAVTTAKTFAQTLKMMALSKELVETNDFATKRDAYYQSKNWGDARFDEQAESDMVMDDVEAMFSVHGVSREQLRYIPDEHGGAVAGELIVHDPDLETGKVERIDCTKFGSGAYSIPSLVEHLTFETRARFILCIETGGMFQRLQSHKFWQKAHCILVSMAGVPTRATRRFVRRLSDACKLPVHAFVDCDPYGISNIYRTLKVGSGNAAHINRFFCVPGASFLGVTPQDIVDYKLPTHPLKDVDIKRARDALKNDPFFRIHRPWAKALESLIKMGVRAEQQALARWGLNYVLDEYLPAKLKHPERFLP